A region from the Hippopotamus amphibius kiboko isolate mHipAmp2 chromosome 15, mHipAmp2.hap2, whole genome shotgun sequence genome encodes:
- the LOC130837492 gene encoding olfactory receptor 2T27-like, whose translation MWVENETEPTNFILLGFFPEFGYITAVVSIILLVYVAAFTGNTLLILLIWLDSRLHTPMYFLLSQLSLMDLTLTSSIIPKMAANFFFGWQSISFLACGTQIFFSLTVAIAESILITLMCFDRYVAICNPLQYPVLISPRVCWQMTAMSWVGGAFISFGHTAFTLHFHICSPREISHFFCEVMAVLRIVCDDILAYEKAVVVTSILVLLLPLSLILSSYVFIFLAVLRMNSPEGRNKALATCSSHLCVVGLYFGPGMCIYIRPGSAKTPKLNQGLFLFGTVLTPLLNPLAYSLRNKELLSSLKKLTGRCQTTR comes from the coding sequence ATGTGGGTAGAGAATGAGACAGAACCCACAAATTTCATCCTTCTGGGCTTCTTCCCTGAATTTGGATACATCACAGCGGTGGTTTCCATTATCCTCCTGGTCTATGTGGCGGCCTTCACTGGCAACACTCTTCTGATACTCCTCATTTGGTTGGATTCCCGGCTCCATACGCCCATGTACTTCCTGCTCAGTCAGCTCTCCTTAATGGATTTGACTTTGACCTCTAGCATCATCCCCAAGATGGCAGCCAACTTCTTCTTTGGATGGCAGAGCATATCATTCCTGGCTTGTGGGACTCAAATATTCTTTTCACTGACAGTGGCCATCGCAGAAAGCATCCTTATAACTCTCATGTGttttgaccgctatgtggccatctgtaatcCCCTGCAGTACCCTGTCCTCATCAGTCCTAGGGTTTGCTGGCAGATGACCGCCATGTCTTGGGTTGGAGGTGCATTTATTTCATTTGGCCACACTGCTTTCACCTTGCATTTTCACATCTGCAGCCCCAGAGAGATCTCTCACTTCTTCTGTGAAGTCATGGCTGTCCTTAGGATTGTCTGCGATGACATCTTAGCCTATGAGAAGGCTGTAGTGGTGACCAGCATCCTTGTTCTGCTGCTGCCCTTATCTCTCATCTTGTCCTCCTATGTTTTCATCTTCCTTGCTGTCCTCCGAATGAACTCCCCAGAAGGCAGGAACAAGGCTCTGGCTACTTGCTCCTCTCATCTCTGTGTGGTGGGTCTCTATTTTGGCCCAGGTATGTGTATCTACATAAGACCTGGTTCTGCCAAGACTCCAAAGTTGAATCAGGGTCTCTTTCTTTTTGGAACTGTCCTTACCCCTCTCCTGAACCCTCTTGCCTACAGTCTCAGAAACAAAGAACTTCTAAGTTCACTGAAAAAATTGACAGGGAGGTGTCAGACCACTAGGTAG